One Mangrovimonas cancribranchiae DNA segment encodes these proteins:
- a CDS encoding cytochrome C oxidase subunit IV family protein yields MADAHKLEILRGLIKFKSNTQKIWGVLILLSIVTAIEVVLGIYKPEALEGKIIGMKILNWIFIILTIVKAYYITWDFMHMRDETKGLRRAVVWTGVFLICYLVFILLQEGGYIQGVYQNGFITRDF; encoded by the coding sequence ATGGCAGACGCACATAAATTAGAAATATTACGAGGTTTAATTAAATTTAAAAGCAATACCCAGAAAATTTGGGGTGTTTTAATATTACTATCTATCGTAACAGCAATCGAGGTTGTTTTAGGGATATACAAACCAGAAGCTTTAGAAGGAAAAATTATAGGAATGAAAATCTTAAACTGGATTTTCATTATTTTAACCATCGTAAAAGCATATTACATTACTTGGGATTTCATGCACATGAGAGACGAAACTAAAGGCCTAAGAAGAGCTGTAGTTTGGACTGGAGTTTTCTTAATATGTTACCTTGTTTTTATTTTACTTCAAGAAGGAGGATATATTCAAGGAGTTTACCAAAATGGATTTATCACAAGAGACTTTTAA
- a CDS encoding cytochrome c oxidase subunit 3, whose translation MDTTVVNTGTEGKTWGGGNQPLKASYGKMMMWFFILSDALTFSAFLAAYGFSRFKFIDSWPIADEVFTHVPFLHGQELPMIYVAFMTFILIMSSVTMVLAVDAGHKMNKAKVTIYMFLTIIGGIIFVGSQAWEWATFIKGDYGAIQTKGGNILQFVDNEGHRVALKDFAIVNEHKTRVEDQRKSGIWFTDNESLPTFTLEEVVSGFEANENIVIRTQQLTEDGKKTVLSREESIKQLKANGKAVVEGANLHVNEYGSPLFADFFFFITGFHGFHVFSGVVINIIIFFNVILGTYERRKNYEMVEKVGLYWHFVDLVWVFVFTFFYLV comes from the coding sequence ATGGACACGACAGTTGTAAATACTGGAACAGAAGGTAAAACTTGGGGTGGTGGAAATCAACCATTAAAAGCAAGTTATGGTAAAATGATGATGTGGTTCTTTATCCTATCAGATGCCTTAACGTTTTCAGCTTTTTTAGCAGCCTACGGATTTTCAAGATTTAAGTTTATAGACTCATGGCCAATTGCAGACGAGGTGTTTACTCACGTGCCGTTTTTGCATGGGCAAGAATTGCCAATGATTTATGTGGCATTCATGACCTTTATTTTAATTATGTCTTCGGTAACTATGGTATTAGCTGTAGATGCTGGACATAAAATGAATAAAGCTAAAGTAACTATATACATGTTCCTTACCATTATTGGTGGTATTATTTTCGTTGGCTCTCAAGCGTGGGAATGGGCAACATTTATTAAAGGGGATTATGGAGCTATTCAAACAAAAGGAGGTAATATTTTACAGTTTGTTGATAATGAAGGTCATCGCGTAGCTTTAAAAGACTTTGCTATTGTAAATGAACACAAAACGCGTGTTGAAGACCAGCGTAAAAGCGGTATCTGGTTTACAGATAACGAGTCGTTACCAACCTTTACACTAGAAGAAGTGGTGAGTGGTTTTGAAGCTAATGAGAATATTGTAATTCGCACACAGCAATTAACAGAAGACGGAAAGAAAACAGTGCTTTCCAGAGAAGAATCTATTAAGCAATTAAAAGCTAATGGAAAAGCTGTTGTAGAAGGTGCTAATCTTCATGTAAATGAATATGGATCGCCTCTATTCGCAGATTTCTTTTTCTTTATTACAGGATTCCACGGATTTCACGTATTCTCGGGTGTTGTAATTAATATCATTATTTTCTTTAATGTTATTTTAGGAACTTACGAAAGAAGAAAAAACTACGAAATGGTTGAGAAAGTAGGTCTTTACTGGCACTTTGTAGATTTAGTTTGGGTATTTGTATTTACGTTCTTCTATTTAGTTTAA
- a CDS encoding cytochrome c oxidase subunit 3 → MDLTQGTDQEKNNRAKKMMLWFGIISLTMSFAGLTSAVIVSSSRPDWLNDFSLPQAFITSTILIVISSITFLLAKRAIKNNKNAQATVLLWVTLLLGIVFIWSQLIGFKQIIDLGYAFTGPTSNVTMSFVYIIAFVHILHVVVGLISILVVIYNHYKQKYSPSNLLGVELSTTYWHFVDFLWLFLFLFLNYIS, encoded by the coding sequence ATGGATTTAACACAAGGAACTGACCAGGAAAAAAATAACAGAGCCAAAAAAATGATGTTATGGTTTGGAATTATCTCTTTAACCATGTCTTTTGCAGGATTAACAAGTGCCGTTATTGTTAGTAGTTCTAGACCAGATTGGTTAAACGATTTTAGTTTACCACAAGCTTTTATAACGAGCACCATATTAATCGTAATAAGTAGCATAACCTTTTTGTTAGCTAAACGTGCTATCAAGAATAATAAAAACGCGCAAGCAACAGTGTTATTATGGGTAACCCTTCTCTTAGGAATTGTTTTTATTTGGAGTCAATTAATAGGCTTTAAACAAATTATAGATTTAGGGTATGCATTTACTGGTCCCACTAGTAATGTAACAATGAGTTTTGTGTATATTATAGCATTTGTACACATCTTGCACGTTGTTGTTGGGCTAATATCAATTTTAGTAGTAATTTATAATCATTATAAACAAAAGTATTCGCCTAGTAATTTATTAGGGGTAGAATTATCTACAACTTACTGGCATTTTGTTGATTTTCTTTGGTTATTTCTGTTTTTGTTCTTGAATTATATAAGTTGA
- the cyoE gene encoding heme o synthase: MAVIETSIKQHSIVSDFKEITKMGLSLSVVFSSIAGYLLGAETVSAKTLIFLALGGYFMVGASNAFNQIIEKDLDALMDRTKNRPIPAGRMSVNTAFLIAAIFTVLGIGILYTINPQTAMFGAISIFLYTSVYTPLKTKTPLSVFVGAIPGAIPFMLGWVAATNDFGIEPGTLFAIQFFWQFPHFWAIGWFLYDDYKKGGFYMMPTGKRDRGTAVQTIMYTIWTVIMSLIPVFGFTGKLYLSPIAAVVVGLLGFVMIYYAFKLFKNMTSHAAKQLMLASVLYITLLQVVYVADKFLRHLWI; this comes from the coding sequence TTGGCTGTTATAGAAACTTCAATAAAACAACATAGTATCGTTTCAGACTTTAAAGAAATAACCAAAATGGGGTTGTCTTTAAGTGTCGTGTTTTCTTCAATTGCAGGATACTTACTTGGCGCCGAAACTGTCTCTGCAAAAACACTTATTTTCTTAGCTCTTGGTGGGTATTTTATGGTAGGAGCTTCTAATGCTTTTAATCAAATTATTGAAAAGGATTTAGATGCTTTAATGGACCGTACTAAAAACAGACCTATTCCAGCGGGGAGAATGTCGGTAAATACAGCCTTTTTAATAGCTGCTATTTTCACTGTTTTGGGAATAGGTATTTTGTATACCATAAATCCACAAACAGCTATGTTTGGTGCGATTTCAATTTTTTTATATACAAGTGTTTATACACCTTTAAAAACTAAAACGCCTTTATCTGTTTTTGTAGGAGCTATTCCAGGAGCCATACCTTTTATGTTAGGTTGGGTAGCTGCTACTAACGATTTTGGTATAGAACCAGGAACCTTATTTGCTATTCAGTTTTTTTGGCAATTTCCACACTTTTGGGCTATTGGATGGTTCTTGTACGACGATTATAAAAAAGGTGGCTTTTATATGATGCCAACCGGAAAACGAGATAGAGGTACCGCAGTACAAACCATTATGTATACTATCTGGACAGTTATTATGTCTTTAATTCCTGTGTTTGGTTTTACAGGCAAACTTTACTTGTCGCCAATAGCAGCTGTGGTAGTAGGATTGTTAGGTTTTGTTATGATTTATTATGCCTTTAAGCTATTTAAGAATATGACGTCTCATGCAGCGAAACAACTAATGTTAGCTAGTGTTTTGTATATAACCTTGTTGCAAGTTGTTTATGTTGCAGATAAATTTTTAAGACATTTATGGATTTAA
- a CDS encoding gliding motility protein RemB — protein sequence MKLYGLLLLMLCGFSSLAQSQFYEKPPVFPECENESVENFKTCFDNQIFSHIFKTFQVPDIVKDDYKGNVAVLFEVDKEGAFRVIYVDAIYDELKEETKNVFSKLPKIQPATYNGNPIFKQYSVVIKIPLQDQTISAKSISVDSVNGKSNELTALEEAAKTEYDSVGLKLVPYTQKELTSELNIPFTHSYYSRFDKSVNLVGTNAHTASKPLLYSDVANYYDFKSEKEALLKDKSSLFGRKLWNEHLVRVQSKHYWFTVDPIFDFEVGKDTEADFSSTYNNTRGIYVQGGLGKKFNFFTAVYESQGRFAQYYNQYATLIKAADEAGIVPGRGIAKAFKDRGFDYPVAEAYLSYSPAKFFNVQLGHGKNFIGDGYRSLFTSDVASPSTYFKLNTNFWKIKYTNTWMWLRDVRPDVRDDDGAYLSKYMATHFLSWNATKRLNIGFFESVIWAKTENRSFDINYINPIIFYRAIEFETGQDAGNAILGMSAKYKISDKVNVYGQFVLDEFSTSDVTGGEKSWKNKYGYQLGVKYYDAFKLKNLYLQAEYNRIRPYTYSHNTIALNYGHANQSMAHLWGANLSEVVLIGRYHYKRWFANAKVIFGERGLDFNDGSDNYSYGGDIFQSYDDRPSDTGITVGQGNKATSLFANLQAGYVVNPSSNLQLFADVTFRNFNPDAQTSTTFESNTVWFNLGLRTSLFNWYFDL from the coding sequence ATGAAATTATATGGTCTTCTGTTATTGATGTTATGCGGTTTTTCTTCATTAGCACAATCCCAATTTTATGAGAAACCTCCAGTCTTTCCAGAGTGCGAAAATGAATCCGTTGAAAACTTTAAAACCTGTTTCGATAACCAGATTTTTAGTCACATTTTTAAAACATTTCAAGTTCCAGATATTGTAAAAGATGATTATAAAGGCAATGTAGCCGTTCTGTTTGAAGTTGATAAAGAAGGCGCTTTTCGTGTGATTTATGTTGATGCTATTTACGACGAGTTAAAGGAAGAAACTAAAAACGTATTTTCAAAATTACCAAAAATACAACCCGCTACTTATAATGGAAATCCTATTTTTAAGCAATATTCGGTTGTGATTAAAATTCCATTACAAGACCAAACCATATCTGCGAAGAGTATTTCTGTAGATAGCGTAAACGGAAAAAGTAATGAGTTAACAGCTCTAGAAGAAGCCGCCAAAACAGAGTACGATAGTGTAGGTTTAAAACTAGTGCCTTACACGCAAAAAGAGTTAACAAGCGAGTTAAATATTCCGTTTACACATAGTTATTACTCTAGATTTGATAAAAGTGTAAACCTAGTTGGTACAAATGCTCACACAGCATCTAAACCATTATTGTATAGTGATGTGGCTAATTATTACGATTTTAAATCGGAAAAAGAGGCGTTGCTTAAAGATAAATCTTCATTATTTGGAAGGAAATTATGGAACGAACATCTAGTAAGAGTCCAGTCTAAACATTATTGGTTTACGGTAGATCCTATTTTCGATTTTGAAGTTGGTAAAGATACCGAAGCCGATTTTAGTTCCACCTATAACAATACAAGAGGTATATATGTACAAGGAGGTTTAGGGAAAAAGTTTAACTTTTTTACGGCAGTTTACGAAAGTCAAGGGCGTTTTGCACAATACTACAATCAATATGCAACGTTGATAAAAGCAGCAGACGAAGCTGGAATTGTCCCGGGAAGAGGTATTGCCAAAGCCTTTAAAGATCGTGGTTTTGATTATCCTGTGGCCGAAGCCTATTTGTCTTATTCGCCAGCTAAGTTTTTTAACGTGCAGTTAGGACATGGTAAAAACTTTATAGGCGATGGTTATCGATCGTTATTTACAAGTGATGTTGCAAGTCCATCAACATACTTTAAGCTAAATACTAATTTTTGGAAAATAAAATACACAAATACATGGATGTGGTTGCGCGATGTAAGACCAGATGTAAGAGATGATGATGGCGCCTATTTAAGTAAATATATGGCAACTCATTTTTTAAGTTGGAATGCAACCAAGCGACTTAATATAGGGTTTTTCGAATCGGTTATTTGGGCTAAAACCGAAAACCGTTCGTTCGATATTAATTACATTAATCCTATTATCTTTTACCGAGCTATCGAGTTTGAAACTGGGCAAGATGCTGGAAACGCTATTTTAGGAATGTCTGCTAAATATAAAATTAGTGATAAGGTAAATGTTTATGGTCAATTTGTGTTAGATGAATTTTCGACAAGCGATGTTACTGGAGGGGAAAAGAGTTGGAAAAATAAATACGGCTATCAATTAGGGGTTAAATATTACGATGCTTTCAAACTTAAAAATCTATATCTGCAAGCCGAATATAATAGAATACGTCCGTATACCTATTCGCACAACACAATTGCTTTAAATTATGGGCATGCCAATCAATCTATGGCGCATTTATGGGGAGCAAATTTAAGCGAAGTGGTGTTAATAGGGCGCTACCATTATAAACGATGGTTTGCTAATGCTAAAGTTATTTTTGGCGAACGAGGTTTAGATTTTAACGATGGTAGCGATAATTATAGTTATGGCGGCGATATTTTTCAAAGTTATGACGACAGGCCTTCAGATACCGGAATTACAGTAGGGCAAGGAAATAAAGCAACCTCTCTTTTTGCAAATTTACAAGCGGGGTATGTTGTTAATCCGTCATCAAACCTACAGTTATTTGCCGATGTAACGTTTAGAAATTTTAATCCTGATGCACAAACAAGTACAACTTTCGAGAGTAACACCGTTTGGTTTAATCTTGGTTTAAGAACAAGTCTTTTTAATTGGTATTTCGATTTGTAA
- a CDS encoding energy transducer TonB, which yields MRTPKKNQRSLKKEGLSIQKNSTLYFQVGLIICLLITYGLLEMKFESKDYAPQVLTNLEEDDIYVFDKQVKIYQEEVKEKKKKPTVFKDPKISDDDDEGEVTPDIVTEPVTNEPVADPGSIVVEKKPDDLPPVSIMAVEQVPVFPGCEDETSNKARIKCMSEKISKHIKRKFDTDIASDLGLSGLQRINVMFKVDKNGEVTDIKARSPYKQLDNEAKRVIGKLPNMQPGKQDKKAVDVVYGLPIMFQVQN from the coding sequence ATGAGAACACCAAAGAAAAACCAAAGAAGTTTAAAGAAAGAAGGACTATCTATTCAAAAAAACTCAACCTTGTACTTTCAAGTTGGGTTAATTATCTGTTTGCTGATAACCTATGGGTTATTAGAAATGAAGTTTGAATCTAAAGACTATGCGCCACAAGTATTAACAAACTTAGAAGAAGACGATATTTATGTATTCGACAAGCAGGTAAAAATATATCAAGAAGAGGTTAAGGAAAAGAAGAAAAAACCAACAGTTTTTAAAGACCCCAAAATTTCTGATGATGACGATGAAGGTGAAGTAACACCAGATATTGTAACAGAGCCAGTAACTAACGAGCCTGTTGCCGATCCAGGAAGTATTGTAGTAGAGAAAAAACCGGACGATTTACCTCCAGTAAGTATTATGGCTGTTGAGCAAGTACCTGTTTTTCCTGGTTGCGAAGATGAAACTTCTAATAAAGCGCGCATTAAATGCATGTCAGAAAAAATCTCAAAACATATTAAAAGAAAATTCGATACCGATATCGCTTCAGATTTAGGGTTAAGTGGGTTGCAACGTATTAATGTAATGTTTAAAGTAGATAAAAATGGCGAGGTAACCGATATTAAAGCGCGATCACCTTATAAACAGCTAGACAATGAGGCAAAACGTGTTATTGGTAAACTACCTAATATGCAACCAGGAAAGCAAGATAAAAAAGCAGTAGATGTTGTTTATGGTTTGCCCATTATGTTTCAGGTTCAAAACTAA
- a CDS encoding energy transducer TonB, whose protein sequence is MEPKKNSKANVGRNSSLYFAVGLALMLFLTNYAINYKTYDKEVIDIGKLDMEEELEEEIPITEQIQTPPPPPPPPAAPEVIEVVEDEEEVEETVIESTETSQEEEIVEVEEIEVEEVEEDVEVPFAVIENVPVFPGCENEKGNNAKKKCMSERIQKFVVRKFDTDLASDLGLSGRQRIIVMFKIDKTGNIVGVRARAPHPKLKQEAESVVKSLPKMKPGMQRGKAVTVPYSLPILFQVQD, encoded by the coding sequence ATGGAACCTAAGAAAAATTCGAAAGCAAACGTAGGACGTAACAGTTCCCTTTATTTTGCCGTAGGTTTAGCATTAATGTTATTCTTAACAAACTATGCGATTAACTACAAAACCTACGATAAAGAAGTAATAGATATTGGTAAATTGGATATGGAAGAAGAATTGGAAGAAGAAATTCCAATTACAGAACAGATCCAGACACCACCGCCACCGCCACCGCCACCAGCAGCGCCAGAAGTAATTGAAGTTGTTGAAGATGAGGAAGAAGTGGAAGAAACTGTTATCGAGTCTACCGAAACAAGTCAAGAAGAAGAAATTGTTGAGGTTGAAGAAATTGAAGTAGAAGAAGTAGAAGAAGATGTAGAAGTTCCTTTTGCTGTAATTGAAAATGTACCAGTTTTCCCGGGATGTGAAAACGAGAAAGGAAACAACGCTAAGAAAAAATGTATGTCCGAAAGAATACAAAAGTTTGTTGTAAGAAAGTTTGATACAGATTTAGCAAGTGACTTAGGCCTTTCAGGAAGACAACGTATTATTGTAATGTTTAAAATTGATAAAACAGGTAACATTGTTGGCGTAAGAGCAAGAGCACCACACCCGAAATTAAAACAAGAAGCGGAAAGTGTTGTGAAATCTTTACCAAAAATGAAACCAGGAATGCAACGTGGTAAAGCTGTAACAGTACCTTACTCACTGCCAATTTTATTCCAAGTACAAGACTAA
- a CDS encoding VanZ family protein — protein MAKHSLLIAIAYTVVLTLACLISIDFNKVSDIAPSFSDKIFHFLAYALLTFLWMRAFIFHLKMLKQKAIRSSLLFSIIFGIIIEVLQMTLTSTRSFDFWDILSNTLGVLFTVFVLSKSKIGQR, from the coding sequence GTGGCTAAGCACAGTCTACTTATTGCAATTGCCTATACCGTAGTATTGACTTTGGCTTGCTTAATAAGTATAGACTTTAATAAGGTGTCAGATATTGCACCATCATTTAGCGATAAAATATTTCATTTTTTAGCTTACGCCTTGCTAACTTTTTTATGGATGAGAGCCTTTATCTTTCACCTTAAAATGTTAAAACAAAAAGCTATCAGGTCGTCATTACTATTCTCAATAATTTTTGGTATAATAATTGAGGTATTACAAATGACACTTACAAGTACTAGAAGTTTCGACTTTTGGGATATTTTATCAAACACTTTAGGTGTTTTATTTACAGTTTTTGTACTATCAAAGTCAAAAATTGGGCAACGTTAA
- the gcvH gene encoding glycine cleavage system protein GcvH: protein MNIPADLKYTKDHEWVKIEGDVATIGITDFAQSELGDIVYVEVETVDETLDAEEVFGTVEAVKTVSDLYLPLSGEIIEFNENLEDEPEKVNTDPYGDGWMIKLKISDDAQVSDLLTVDQYKDIIGG from the coding sequence ATGAATATTCCAGCAGACTTAAAATACACAAAAGATCACGAATGGGTTAAAATAGAAGGCGATGTTGCTACCATTGGTATTACCGATTTTGCACAAAGCGAATTAGGAGATATTGTTTACGTAGAGGTAGAAACCGTAGATGAAACTTTAGATGCTGAAGAAGTTTTTGGTACAGTAGAAGCTGTTAAAACAGTATCAGACCTTTATTTACCATTATCTGGAGAAATCATCGAGTTTAACGAAAACCTTGAAGATGAACCAGAAAAAGTAAATACAGACCCTTACGGCGACGGTTGGATGATTAAACTAAAAATCTCTGACGATGCTCAAGTAAGCGATTTACTTACAGTAGACCAGTACAAAGATATTATAGGTGGCTAA